In Geotrypetes seraphini chromosome 11, aGeoSer1.1, whole genome shotgun sequence, the genomic window attttaatgtatttctttttctgggaatttatcagtgtttttaataatgggaacaaaaatggaagagaattaatgtgtgtgggatgagggggtaactaatttcttcagctaaataattcaatccacctcaaccagacataggagaactcacacaccattcacacaccctccaaccaaaacgtcaaaagaaaaaaactgttcgacaacctcctagccagtTGAGCTGCAACatttgacccccaactctacaacctattgaccttgaccacagactacaaaaccttcaaaaaagaaataaaaacccttctattcaaaaaacacataaaaccgaactaacacaatcagaactgtcccaagcatcacctgcaactactccatacgtacttctgatgtcatgacaattcagacataatttatgttatgttatgtttggaataatggttacatttatgaggttcaataaaagaaaattttcactgcctgtttctattctgaccatttatactgtttcatggttattacaaaaaatattttttatacgggggatgggtggggggtgtcaaaaaatgatgggccccgggtgccacataccctaggtacgccactggtcacaCGCCCTCCAGACCCAGAGGTTAGAGAACAAAGATGTGGGGTTGGGGGCATAACATGGCAGGGCACAATCTGGTCTCCCTAACCACCACTGCCCCCCAACCTCTTCCTGCACCAGCTCAAGCTTATGAGAATAAATGCTGAGTTCCAGCACTGTTGTGTTCCAACCTCCTGCCAGAAGGGATTGAGACATGGCAGCATTTGAGTGTGAGTCTGTGCAGCCTTCACTCTTATTTACGATTGGAGCTGGTTAGGAAGAGGTAGGGGGGGTTAGAGGTGAAAGGCCCAATAGTGGGAAGAGAAGCAGAAGGCTCTCATGCACTCCAGCTGTGTGTTTGAGGGGAAAGGTGTATCTGACTATCAGAAGGGAATATGTAACAGTGCAGGAGTGAGCTGCAATAACAGAGCTGTTTGCAGGGATGTCGGTCTTAAGTTAGGACTGAGATGTGTCTTGGGGGGAATCACAGTACTGGAACGCTGTACCTTTTGCACAAGCTTTCTTAGCAGTATGCTGAATGGATCTCAGTATCACTAATGGTTTATGAATAGAGTGTATGGCCATTGCTCCACCCTCTCCAGTTCAAAGACAGATAACACAGATCCAGACACATTCAACATGCTTTCTCATTTGATCTTACTATTTTAGGGTATATTTGATCATTCTGATATGTTTCTCTATAAGttaattttttaatatgttttattgtaagctgTTTAGTGTTGCAGATTTGTAGTATAAAAATGTCAATAAATACTATGTAGCAGGATTGAGATATATTGGAAGGGCTGTGTGTCGGGGGTTGTCCTCAGTTCTAGAACTGAGGATCCCAGGGATGGGCAGCCAAAAAATTCTTATTTTGTATTGTTTCCAGGAAggtttgttttcttcattttcaTTTGGAGGAAAATCGTTGAGCAGATGCTGTTTTGAAGGAGGGTACACTATGTGCAAAGAGGGTCTGCTTGCTGTGCGTGGATCTGCAGTAGTTTGCCTGTGCACAATGATACCCTCTTAGTACCTTGAAGAAGTGTGCGCTATTATTGCCAAACCATAAAATATTTTTTGCTGCtgcttttcttttgaaaatgccaTTCAACATTCCCCACATCTTTGCAAATGAATATCCATCCCTAGAGCATACTAGGAGGCATATTGGCATAGTTTTGTCTAGAAGAGCAAATAATGCCTGCTTGCATCTCCTTTGGGGGTTGTTGATATCTGAGCAATGATCCTCTTTGTCTTAAGGTCCACCTCCCTGCTACGAGAGTGAAGCTGACTTTCAATTTCTCCACTTGCTGAATTCTAAATCCGATAGCTATCTCAAATACTGACAGATGGAGATCAGTACAAAGCACCCAACTGTTCTGTTTGGCTGACTTATGCTTCCTTTGCTGAAAGTTTCTCTCCATAGCACCATGTTCTCTTTCCACTCTCGGGTTTCGGAGCGCCACATGGGCATTCCAGTGCAGGTGTGCTTTGCACCGATGGACATGCCCTCTGGCAGTGCTGCATTTCTTCACTGTGCACGTTGTGAGGAGCCCCTCACTCATTCTGGACAGCAGCTACAGTGCGGAGGGAAAGAGCATCCTTACGGTAAGGGCGCCCTGCATGTGAGACAGGCAGAGCATGGCTTTTTACCTCTGAGCTATTTGGGATGCTTAAGAGCTGAATAAAAGCACCTCTCGCTCTCTCCAGGTAACTATGCTTACTCTGCCCTCTCTCAATCAGTGCTTCTTTAAGTTCTGAAACCAGTCCTAGCACTGGACTTTGCTCTAGAGTTGATCCTGATGGGTCTCTGGGAAATGTTAATCTCAGGAAGTCCTTTGTATAGTCACATTATGCCAATTCTTAAGCAatttcattggttgcctattCAATGGcatatttgtttaaaaattctaatactaatttttaaaattctttatgaaCGATCACCACTTTGCCTGGCTAAAAGGTTCATGTGCCAGGATGCCCCCTTCATTCAATTAATCAGGCACTACTTGATATTCCAGATTTTAAGCTAATTAGATTGGGGATGTATGGTTGCATGACCTCTGTTATGGaacttccttccaaaggaagagAAAGATTGAGTCGTTgagttcatttagaaaacttttaaaagcacatCTTCTCTCTCAGGCATTTTTATGAATTACAACAGAAATTTCAGACATTGTTCAGGTTTTTGAATATTGTATGTCTTGAAGAGTAGTATGTTTTAATGTTATACCTATTCAGTGTATGTATGTTGTAAATTGTTTAGATCTGTAGATTTGCGGTATATGagaaatttttaaagaaataaacttTAGTAATTCCATCCTGTTTGCCAATTTCTAAGATAAACTGCTTCTACCCACCCCCCTCTCACTTTCCTTACATAATACTGATGAATTTTATACTGGAATGGGCATGGATCTTTGctgagaggaacttcccatttaGATCTTCAATTTTAAATCTTTAAATTCTAAATCAGTTCTGAGGGGTTAGACTTCCAATCTCATTTTCAATTTCTAAATTATTCCCCttttctttcccaccatcccagcAGAAGACCATGACTGAAGCATGCCAGTCTCCCCGCAGGGTAATTTGGGGCTTCCTGGCTCTCAGCCTCTGTTTCACAATCACTGGAGTTATCATCGCTGCACTTTTAGGGGTCAAAGACAATAAAACAGAGGTAAATAGCTCAATCACCTATCACTACATCTCGGCAGCAGAACTGTTGAAATGAAAGCCGAGGCCTAGGGAACTTCATAGAGGTTGCTGCTGTTTCTGGAGATTTAAGAATCTTGTGCTGTTCTCCGTTTGTATTGCTTGCAAGATGTTGCTGctaacatagaaagatgacatgCTTCACGCAGGCTTGGGCATTCAAATGCCATGCATGCAACTGTGTTTTACTGCTGGATTCTGTAGCACAGAGGTTTAAGAGCTATTTTGGTCACAGGGAACACTATTACCACTGGGAGGCCGAGACCTTGTACTGTACCATGAACACAGGGACGTAACGAAAAACCTCATGAGGATTGACAGCATGGATTACAGAGTCCTGTAATGACTCAGGTCTCCAATGTTCTGGTTCAGTTCTAGACCTGGCATTTGAGGGTAATAATTAAAGTCCAGAATGTGATTGCCTTGATTCTATGACCTTGTAAAGGttatcctacccccccccccacacttgtaCTTAGACTGGAAACTCTAAGGAAAAGCTATCAGAATGATCTTTTTCAGTATTGTGGACACTGATCAtacagagagaaaaaatattaCTAGTACCTATATTAGTCCCATTCTATAGTCTATCTTCATCTGTTCAGCCTGTTTTGCAGATCGTTCAAATTACTTTTAAGAACCACCAGGGTTCCCAAACAAGTCAATCTGCATTTGCTGACAGGACCAGGAATACCGTCACCTACCACATCACCTCTCAAACGAACCGAAGCTTTGTGGTCCTATTTGACAGCACACACGtgagtacaaccccagagaagcATCAGGAATGCTTCTTGTGTCTGATCTTTACTAGAAGTAGTTGTTGATTTTGTCTTGGGCAGGGTTTTGTAAGTTATAAGCCTGTGGAAGAGAATGCCTGCTTTCTGAGGAAGATGGAGCCTCGTGATCTAGAAAACATTCAGCTCATCTTGAATGTGTCAGAACACAGGGTAAGATTGATTTATTTAGTTCTCATTTTTCTATTCCACTTAAGAACTAAACGGATTCacatgagttaaaacaaacataataattatgacaaactaaaatcttaaaatcaacagagaactatcttttcttttccaaaaaaCAGTAAAGTCATCAGAATGTTAAGTCATAAGAAAGCAGAAGATATCATTGCTTACATCTGCACTGTAATGGAGTCCCCCCTGGTGTCACTCCCACCCCCAGCCCCCCACTCATTAAGGGATCATGTTATCAAAGTGCCCAGACTCAAGAATCACATGCACACCCCCTCTGACTTGAAGGCCATGAGATACAATTGGTCTTCTGTGAAGACTCTTTAATTGGAGCAGGACCTTGACCATTAGAACTAGTTATTTCCATATCAGTGCCTGGCATATGGGGCTCAGGAGATTCTCTATGCAAATCTCAGCACTGTCAGAATGCAGAAAGGTGCCCAAAGAATAACACTTCTTATGAGAATCCATCTTCCACTTCATTATTTGACTGGGAGATCTCTTAGACACAAGAGATGAAAACATCTCTGTGCCTTGGCGGATCAGCCATTCTTCCGAGAGGACGTACAATGCAAGACAAATACTGCCACTTGATATGGAGTAAAACTACCGCATTGTTCAGTAAAGAGTTTTTCAGGCCATACCTTGCTGGAGCTCAGTTTTAGGTGAAGTCACACAGAAAATGAGTTCCTTTGCTAAATGGTTTCTCTTGCAGGAGGAGCAAATGCTACTTCAAAATAATAAGACAAAATATTTCCGTGAGTTTTTGGGTATCCTGGGAGGAAGAAGGGTAAATCCGGAGATGGTGGGGAATGCAGTACAAAGCCTGTGCGACCAGCTTCCCATCTACTGGGTGAAGAGAGTCGATGGTAAGATGCAATAATAGCAGCAAGAATCACTGAATTCTCCTTCTTTTGAAATCCATTTCTTGTGTAGACTAGAGGTTCTGAACCCAGTCTCTGGGACACACCTAACCAGAAAGAATCTATTGCAATGATTTATATTCCATCAACTCCTAATTATGCCCAGAGCAGATAACAATGAGCAAACCAActgaagggtccttttattaagctgtgttaggtgccAACATGTGCCTAAAGCAGCTGAAAATGGAGTACTGTGGGATGCAGTGGAAAGTGCCATTTCAGAGGGTGTGTCAGGTGTTCCTGCACTAATCAGAGAGCGCAGCTACATTACTGCACACTAACTGGTTAACACAGGATTACTGCATGAGTCCTTACTGGGtttcaactgggagccaatgattTGAATTAATAATGCTGTGGATTGAGCATATTTATGAGCTGTCAATATTCACTTAGCAGCAGTATTTTGTACCAGCTGGTTAGAGAAATCCAACTGAACCAATACATGAAAATAAGGTCTTAACAGTCAAAGCTGCTGTAGCTTAAAGATCTAACTACTGAATTGACCTGAGAGTCCAAGGAAAGTCCTGAATCCTTTGATGGATTTTTCAACAAGAGATAAACCAGTATCTCTGCTAATAAACTCTGAGATATTCATCTATAATATTTTGGTTTATCTTTATTTAATTGTAAAGAGCAGGTCAGGCACCAGCTTTGCACTTCCCCTATACATGGAGAGGTCTGTTAAATAACCTCCAAAGTAGGTAGCAACATCAAATATCATCTGCGCCCAGATTCCAGTTCATGTAATCCCTTCCCAAACAAACTCACCTatttatttctctccctcccagaAAGCTAAGGGCGGGTAACAGAAGGCCGGTGGGGTTACAGAGGGAACCTAGGTACAATATTAAAGGTTAACAAATTATCATCAAGGAGAAGAGTACAGATTCCGTAGGCAGTGGATCTAAGTAGAAGGTGAGACTAACATGTTATCGTATACAGAGGGAAACCAGGAGGGACCAAGGGCATACATAGTTTAGAGGGAGGGGACTTAGATAACATAAGGAGCATAGCAAGGTACGggctgagaggcatagagaggggaaGTCAAGTAGTAGTGTAATCTTGTTCACATGTCTACTCATAGAGCTTGTGGACATCTTTGTCACTGTTCCTCTTAACCCATTTCTAGTCCGAAGCACTTagcagaagaggaaggtc contains:
- the BRICD5 gene encoding BRICHOS domain-containing protein 5; this encodes MTEACQSPRRVIWGFLALSLCFTITGVIIAALLGVKDNKTEPVLQIVQITFKNHQGSQTSQSAFADRTRNTVTYHITSQTNRSFVVLFDSTHGFVSYKPVEENACFLRKMEPRDLENIQLILNVSEHREEQMLLQNNKTKYFREFLGILGGRRVNPEMVGNAVQSLCDQLPIYWVKRVDGPGKQRLIYLCIDICFPSNICMSVCFYYLPE